The following coding sequences lie in one Cannabis sativa cultivar Pink pepper isolate KNU-18-1 chromosome 5, ASM2916894v1, whole genome shotgun sequence genomic window:
- the LOC115717136 gene encoding uncharacterized protein LOC115717136: MAFYTDEDEVWKCSKHPSKRRRSGVCPVCLRERLGSLCPDCANVKPCGCCATTSSSSSSSVDGGSGLGSVGRLSSLIESEPAFRRSRSVAIPFLRSRSRFVGGDSISDLGGDRSELPPSGAGSRGKASSFWSVFRSSKKSRREGHDVDSVKKIELDEDNAALRKTMMMRSRSVAVPVRSVDSGTGEVKSSKNRSWYFPSPIKVFRQSKLSKIVQANSPLYRG; this comes from the coding sequence ATGGCGTTTTACACCGATGAAGATGAGGTATGGAAATGTTCGAAACATCCTTCTAAGCGTCGAAGAAGCGGAGTCTGTCCTGTTTGTCTCCGGGAACGACTTGGGAGTCTTTGTCCTGATTGCGCAAACGTTAAGCCTTGTGGTTGTTGCGCAACGACgtcatcttcttcatcttcttccgtCGACGGTGGTTCAGGTCTTGGTTCCGTTGGCCGATTGTCGAGTCTCATCGAGAGCGAGCCAGCTTTCCGTCGATCGAGGTCTGTAGCCATTCCTTTTCTTCGTTCCAGATCAAGATTCGTCGGTGGAGATTCTATTTCCGATCTCGGCGGCGATCGGTCTGAATTACCGCCTTCCGGTGCCGGTTCGCGCGGTAAAGCGTCGTCGTTTTGGTCCGTTTTTAGGTCGTCTAAGAAGAGTCGGAGAGAAGGACACGATGTTGATTCGGTTAAGAAAATCGAATTGGATGAAGATAACGCCGCGTTGAGGAAGACGATGATGATGAGGTCGAGGTCAGTGGCGGTTCCGGTGAGGTCGGTCGATTCAGGTACGGGTGAGGTAAAATCTTCAAAGAATCGGAGTTGGTATTTTCCGAGTCCGATTAAGGTTTTCCGGCAATCGAAATTATCTAAAATTGTTCAAGCTAATTCGCCTTTGTACAGAGGTTAA